In Aythya fuligula isolate bAytFul2 chromosome 25, bAytFul2.pri, whole genome shotgun sequence, the DNA window cagaagctgctgaaggacGGAGTAGGTGTCAGTCCCACCGCACATGCTCAAACGGCGCGTGTGTAGCACAGTGCGATTCCCTGACTCTCTCCCTCgccttcttcctccccttcctcccagctcTACCTCTCTCTGACTGCGCGCAGGTGTATTTCAGATAATAACTGTGAATGAAAACTCCCTGTAGCCCAACTGGCCAAACTGCTGATACCTGACAGCCTGTTTGTGTTGCTCCTCTGCTCAGGCTCTGCACCACCCGTGTGCTGCCTGCTGTTGGTGCTGCACTCCCTCCCTCTGCATCCCGGTGTAAATAGCCCTGAtgcagcctgggctgtgcaAACAGGCTGAAGACCTCCctgctctctctcctccctgtcTTGGTCTAAAGATCACTGGGCTAACCCTGGTGCTGGCCTTCTGTCTTCAATACAAGGTTACTGCCTATATTTGTCTCTCCACAATTTAGTATCAGAAATCCAGGGTTTTCAAGTTAACACCTTGCTTTCTTCTGactcttcattaaaaatgtatgtttgtATGCTTTAACAGTAAGTAATCCCTGGCCTTGTGCCAGATTGCTGAGATTCTGTAAAGTGGTTATTTCCTTTATCACAGTAATCCTGAATCCCCTGATCCATCAAATCAGTATCTTGTCCTTCATGATATTCCAAGCTGTTACCAATGTTATAAAAAAGGGTATTTTCTTGGAGtgcaaggcaggagggaggaggcaaGACAGTTCTTAAAGGTGGCTTGATAAGCAGGTCCTTTGTTAAAGACTCTTGCAGTAGCAGGTCTGAATTTGGGACACTCTTCTAAACTGCACCACAACGTGGAAGCTCCTTGGAATAACCtgcctttaatttttcatctcttccatTTCTTGCAAGATTGTTCCAGtgaacttcagtatttttagtCTGATCCAGGAGATGCGCACACAAAGGCCTTCAATAGTGCAGACCAAGGTACGCTCAGGAAATTTTAACAACTGGCAttgttaatatttctgttaataCTTCTTAACGTTCGGTACTGTTAACTCAGTACTGAAAACTCAACAGTTCCTCAGAAGGGCTTgcagtaaggaagaaaaaaatggttgcACTGCTGGGAACTAGGCATGTAGATGTTCTGTAAGGTCCCTTTTCTGAGCAGAAGTatcattttgcagaaattaatttctgactATTTCCTTGTAGACAGCAGGAATAGCTTAGTGCTTGCAGACTCATTTATTGAATGCTCATGCTGTGAAACAAGTGTCTATCcaggaaataaagcaagaaCTCCTCTCGGCTGAGACAGAATGAAGAGGAAGCTTAGTGCAGAACAGTGTTGTTTGTGTAGctgacaacaaaacaaatacttcagTCTCAACCCTTTGGAAACTACAGCTTCTACTTCTGATAACTTGTCCTACCAACAGACCGCAAAGTCGCAGCTTCTATAAGGGGGCTGATGTTTGATTTGCGTAATAGATGGCCATTTACAAGCAGTGTGAGTGCTGGCTCTcatgtctgttttatttctccGTGATGCAGGAGCAGTACAAACTGGTCTATGATGCTGTTATTGAACTCTTCAAAAGGCAGATTAAAGCACTTGATGCCCAGGAAGATTCTGCTGCTTCACAGGTAAAGGTCACCAGGACAAACATACTGCCTCTTGCAGGCTCAGGCACGCCAGCTCTAACCTAGATTCCTACTGCAGAGGTTTCCTCTGTAGACCTGGAATGAATCACCTTTTTGCCCTATTTATTCATAATTGCATTGTAACAGAAGCCTCCAATTTGTGGAGGTGCTTGTGTGGCCCTAAGTATCTTTCCTGCTATTTCATTTATACAAATGCATTAACTCATTTCTATATACTCTGCAAGGAAGTGTATTAAAGTTACAGAGACAGGGCCCCAGCCCGAACTGAGACTCTTTTCAAGTTAACCATGAGAATCCATCTGTTTCCTTGATCACACAACACTTACCACAAGAGTTGGCCTCAAGTGAGAGCTAAACTTTCTTCTGTCTCAAAACCATCATTAATGTAATGAGTGAATGGAATATTTTCAACCTTCTCCAGCAGTGGCTGATTTTCACATGGATGTGCTCTTGAAACTTGATTTCACGGAGTGCTTGCAAGCAACAGAGTGAGATAATTAGCATCACAGACTGTCTGTGGGGGAGAGTGGGCTAAAACATCTTGTAAAAACCCATGTCAAAGTCTTTCAAATCTCACACACCTTTGAGGAAGAACAACATGTTCCTGGTATACAGTTACATTAACAGGAACATCTGAAACATCCACAGCTTTGGATCCTGCAATGGGACTCTGCCTCAGTTTTGCCATAGTACTCACTAGAGATCAGTGAGAAAATAGCTGGAAAGTGCCTTCTGTATGTGTTGTGGATAGTTTGTAAGCAAAGGAGATGCAAGACTAGAATgacacaaaatgcagaaaacggTTCAAATCCGGATGTGGTTTTGTAGCTCCTGGCCAACCCCTTGCTAAACCTCACTGCCCTTTGAAAGCACCTCGCAGAGCATGGGGGATGGTCGTGCACCAAAGTGTCACAAATGAAACCAGTGACTGCACAGCCATGCTGAATGTCTGAGCGGGGTCCTGAAGTCAGAGCTCTCTTAGGCTGTTTTGCAGGTGTTTGGCACGGCTGGACTCTCATTTGGCCCTTAGTAATCTTATTTCAGAAAGGTGTGAACAGAAAGAGCAGTTCAGGAGGACCTATCCTCAGTTTTCAGCTCCAAACTGGTGTTTTCAAGTTGGTGTTTGTCATTCCCAAACTCcattaataattaaaagtaGTTGTCAGGAATTCCATCTCCTGGAATATCATGTTTGTGTTCTTTGCATTCTTCTTCCTTACTCTGTTGTTTACTGACCTTTTCTTTCACTAGATTCAAACCAGGCATCCTGTACCCAAGCCACTTCTGCCTTCAGTTGAAGATATTTGTACTCTGAGTTTACTAACCTGGTAAGGTCACAGCACAAGTATCCCGTAGGCTAGTATTTTCAATCACCCATGTTATTTCAGGAATAcatgaaatgtgtattttgtgaCACAGTTCTGTTTAAAGCTGGCATTTCAATTGTCAGCaatctctgcagcctcccttgAGTCccactttttctctctcatttgtCCCTAATGTAATTCCTGCTCTTCTTACTGATGTGTCTCTGAGACTGAATCTTAACCTCTTCCCTGCATGCCAATACCTGTCCCTCTCTTTTGCCCTTCTGTCTGTTTCAAGTTGTACTTAGAGTGTTTCATATACAAACTTAAAACACATCCAGggcagcataaaaaaaaaaaggctaatgaATGTGGAGATGAAACACCCCCGTGCTGGTTCATCTCTGTGCTCTACCTGGAGCCATGCACCCTGCAGGGTGTTCCTAGCGGGTGCCCATCCTTCCCCTGCATTTGCCACACAAGAGCCTCCTGCCTAGCTGTGGGGAGCCTGAGGAGCCCATCTTCCAGACTACAGGCAGCTTCAAAGGGTGGTGAGATCCTTCTGTGGACGTGTTTTGGTTTTCATGTGTGCactttctgtaaataattttatttttgaagatagTCTGCACTGAGCCATTTACCTGTGTAAAGGGGCTTCCTCCGTTCACCATCTAATGGTGTCCAAATAGGGCACCAGGGTGTATAGTCCTTTACCATGTTCATTGCTTGAGACTAAACCAGGCTCTGTGATCCTGGGGAATGTACCTGTTCTTAGGGACAATGTTGTGGGACCTTGTTAGTAGGCTAACTGAAATTCCTGAGCACTTGATGTCTCTGACTTCACGCTGCTGTGCTTTATTGCAGCTCAGGGCAAGAGGACCAGAATGTGCatcaacatttttctccagTGGTACAAAACGAAGCATCGCTGGCGTCCTTGTCTGCCAAGGGAGAGCATGGCAGCTCTGGGGGTAGAGTCCCTCCCATCAGACCAGCCATCTCCTTTGGCACTCTGAACTTCAGCAACAGCAGGAATGCAGCTGCTGCCGAGATGTGGGGCACAAGGGAAGCTCTCCAGAAACACCACAGTTTGGAGTTCAGCAGCAGGTCCTCTGGGCAGCTGCTTGTGGACCTGGAGCCGCAGAGAGCAGGCAAGAAAGGGGCTCATGGCAAAGCACCTCTGACACGGACCACATCGACCCCCtttgtgctggagcagcagggagaaacCTGGGCTTGCGATGGAGGCGATGTGGAGCCCATTTCCAGTTCTCAGTCACCAAATGCCTCTTACTCAAGCttccaggagaagcagcaggacagaTATTCCCCTGTTGAGCTGAACCACTCAAGCCGAGTAGCGGAAGCCCCCCCAGGCCACAGGAACTGTGGGCAATGTCCTTACCATTTCTTCTGCTCGGCGGAGGACCCCTACTTCTCTTCGCTCTCCCCAGAGGACCCGCCATCCCCAGtgctggcagcggggcaggaCACACAAGGCCCTCCTTGCATGGTGGCCAGCTCCCCACCGCCCAGGCCTGCATCCCCCCACATTCACCACCCCAGTGCCGGGAGGACGTCCCCGCTGAGtgagtgctgctggagctgctggctcctgcgGGCGTCGGGAGCTGGCAGGGGTGGCGAGCGCAGTCCTTTGGCATCCAGCAGGGCCCTGGCTGCCCTTCAGCCACCTGCTGGGGACCAGCTGGGGAGGGCCTCACACAGTTTCATCCCACCTTACATATTTCCCATAAAAACAGATGATGCTTTTAGAACAGCAGGATTCTGGGGTTCACGTTATACTGCTGTGTCACCTTGGTACAGCTCTCATGGAGAGGCAAGGACCGATGCTAACCAATTCTTAGAGCAGGGCAATCTGAGCAGAAAGCTCCCAGAAGTGGTTTTCTTTGAGGAACCAAGGCCAAAAACCACTCCTTTCTGACAAGAGCCATGCAGGGGGATGTTGGCATCCCCTCGAGACTGAGAGAACCACAACTTCAGTGTTAGTGTCTGCCTAGATCTGTCACCTTAAAATCACCTTCCCAGTTTGGGTCTGGTCTGGTCAGACATTTTGCTGTCTGCACCTTTGGCACTgctcagctctgtcctgctcAGGCCCATCAGGATGCGGTGTCATGAATGTTCTGGTTACCTAGATGCTACAGACTTTGGGAATGTCACAGGAGATGCAGTACAAGCCAAGCAGCAGTGATACGACCAGCTGAGGGATTGTCTGTGTGCTGGGGTACGCGGGTAATCTTCCCCTGTGCAATAGGGGGTTCTTGTTAATGCTGCTGGGAGTGTGTGCCTGGGGCATGTACCCAGCAGCAGTTGGTGCTGAGGACTGGCTGGATTTTAGGTACAGTTTACTTATGTTTACCATAATCTCTGGTGTGCAGCTGGGTTGGAGCAGTCGGTTCTCAGTGTCTTTGCAGAGGTCTGTAGTTCTCCTGTTGTATTGTGCCATGCAGGTAACCTGACCACATCTCCTCAGTTAGACATCCTGCCCCTGCCAGATGATGATGATCCTCCACCCCTGCCTGAGCGAACCCCGGAGTCCTTCATTGTGGCTAGTGAATCAGGTAAGTGCATTTAACAGAGCAGTGACTGACACCTGCTACGAGGACCCCACCCTTCTCACCTTTCTGTGGGATCACAGCACATGGCAGTGCCTTTGCTCTGGCTGCCTGGGATGAGAAATGACCTCTCTTGTGCTTAATTGTTTCTAGGAGAATTTCCCCTAGCCACTTCTGATTTTCAGCTTCcagccagaaataaaaatattggaacCTCTTTGGAGTGGAGTGGTGAGTCTCACTCAGATGTGTTTAACGACACTGTGAGACTGAGACCATGTAAGGTAAATAAGGGACTTCTTATCTCTTCTCATCCTACTAATTTCCTTATCATGTTCCCATCTGTGAGAAAGACCCTAGTTGTCTATTTTCTCCATAAATTATTTCAGGGTCCAGGACTGGAAGGAAGATATGGTCTCAGTAAGGTTCCTCCTTATAAACATTAGTTTGCTCcaaactttatttcttttgtgctAAATCCCATACAAGGTAGTACAAATATCATccctattttaaagaaagataatGAAGACGGGAAGTTAGTGGTCCACTGAGGTTCACAACACCCTGTGGGACAGACAGGAGCAAAACAAAAGTTAGGCATCTTTTGATCATCCCATAGGTGACTTACGGCTTTGTAAAGTGAAACAATAAGGTGTAAGTCTGTTTTCCATTACATGAGCATGGAGGTGTGTGGGGGAGGGTGTTTGCATGTAACATCATTTCCTCATCCTCTAAGGCTTCCTTGAGTGCAAGACAACCACATTTAGTTACGTGGAATTTCAAAtactttccttgtttttttgtttccagagtATGAAGCTTCGGAGCTCACGATCAGGTAAAGGTTTGATGTTGAGATAAACTTTCTTTAACATCAGGTCTGCTTTTAACCAAACttgctttaatttttccagATTTAATGAATGTCTCTAAGATCTTTGCTCAGTCCAACAGAAATCTTGTGTTGCTAAATACTTCTGCAACTACATAGTTATAAACAGTTTTGCAACCAAATGCACTGGTAGTTTTATGTTTCCTAACCGTCCACTGCACCACTCTGTACATGGATACCTTTATGATAATTTTCCCTGCTATCTCCTCAGGCTAAGGTTTGTCACATCCTTTTACTGTGTGTTGTTTCCTTTGAGACAATGGAGATGTGCAGGTTAGAGAGCTGTGGCCCTCTTGGTGAACAgatatatgtttttaaaggcaGTTATCCAAACcttctgtctttgctttctCAGAGACAAACCGGGATCGCTCTAACTCTCCTCCCCCGCTTCCTGAAAGAACCCCAGAGTCGTTTGTTCTTGCTGATACAGCAAGTAAGTGACGAGTTATTTTCTCAACACGTAACTGAGATTCTATACTTACACCCAATCCTGTAGATATCTGAGGTGATAGTGGCCAACTTATTCATAATATTACCAATGGACTTAAATGTAGGAGAGTTCAGCAGGcaagtaagtaagtaagtaagtcAGGTTCTTTTTTACTAAAAGAAGTAAATGTAACCAGGGAACCTGTTAGAAATTTCTGCAGTTGTTGCATTAGAGGAAACAATAAGCAGCAACAAAGcacttagaaaaaaagcaagaggatTCATTAATCACCACTGGAAATGTTCTGATATATGTTCCCAGGTATACAGCCTGCTCCAAGAAACTCTACTAATTCTCCGGGTTTGAGGAGCAATGCTTCTGAAGCATCATCAAAAGAGCCTGTGAAATGCTTTAGGAGAagcaaggtaaaaaaataaataaaaataatttaaaaaaatcacgTAATTGttagagaaaaaggagagggtGAGAAGAGATCATTCTGGCTATAGCTATTGTTACTTTCTTACTGCTAACCTTCAGAAAATAACATGCTTTGAGACCATTCTCTTCTATTTTGGGCACAGAAACAAGGCTatcaaaaatattctgttgtAGAACTGTAGACAGAACTAGCATGCAGTAGGAACACTGTCAAGCCTGTGTGAATGTTTATGCCTCAGCATTCTCTTCACCCAAGTACTAATTCCTCTTGGAAAAATTTGCTTGAGTGGAGTCTGAATTCCCATGTAGGACAGACTCTGTTCGTCACCATGGCTCTAGTTAATTATGCTCATAAGCAATTGTACTTTGGGATGGTATGGttgaacagaaaagcatttgaggaaaacagcaagaataataaaaactgGGGGCTTTACTGTTAGTTAGAAAAATGCCAGAGACAATGTGAAAGGCAGAAATCTGAAGTTCTGTCTCAGATGCTAGACACGAAGCTTTTCATGAGATGTGatttatgtgtatttattaGTGAAATACATTTATCATAGTAGCTGCTACAATTgcttgctactttttttttcaagaatctgctactttttttttttttcagagtttgaaaatactgaaaaacgTGAGAAAAAGTAAGTCTTTTAGACTAATGTGCATCTTCCTGATGGCTTTAAGcaaatatataaagatataactGGAATTTTTCAAGCACCCGAACTTGTCAAATGTGAAACTCCCTGTATATCTGCTTACTTTGGCATAGAACATTTACAACTGCATGTGCTAGTTGAGTGCCACCTGATCTGGACAGTAATAGTGTTTTTAGGAGTAGAGTAATGATGCTGCAGTGCCCTTAGGTTACCTGAGGGGCAGTTCCAGTGTATACAAGTTACAGATTCTTCAGGTCATTCAAACCAGTGGgacaaatactttcaaaatgGGGGAAAGAGATGTTGTGGGGAATATGATCAACTTAAGCCCCATCCTGGATTCTGCCCTATGTGGAGCAAAAAGAATGAGTTTCTCATAAAGTTTCCTTTGatctaaaattaaatgcttatcTTGAAAATAGGACTGCTAAAAACTGTTTAAAGCACTTCTGAGCCAACATTTTCCCAGTGGATTGTATTGCAGTAGTACATTCGCTCCCTGCTATGAGCAAATAATATCGTTAAAACTGTGTGGCTTTCAAGCTCTGGCAGTGTGGAAAGTACTTATCTTCATCTTATGCTGAAATAACATCTGGGCCAAGTGTGGTTGTATGTGTGGAAGTATGTGTTTTCCCATGGATGCGTAGAAACCTCGTTTTTCAGGGAATTACGATGGTCACTGTGTCAgtataattttgtatttctagGCATCTGTAGTCCATCTTCACTGACAAAACCATCAGAATCTGCTCCGTCAAACCATCTGAGCTCTTTCCTTAATTTTGGTATGTTTTTATCTTTGCATTTTGGAATAGGAGGTACCCATTTTTTGAAAGTCTAAGTGCAGGTACCAGGCTGCATGTTAACTCTCAAATGAAGTGATACCCCAAAATAGCATGAAACTGTTTCATGCCTACATAATTTGATGTACCGGCATCCTGTCTGTACTTCTAAACACTTTTCATCTGTTATTGCAGCAGTTATTTAACATTCTATCTGTAGAACATGCACAAGAAATACATCTTTGGATTTGTGCAAAACTGTGCTGCCATCTTACtgcaaaattataaataacacttattactttttaaacatttatggCTTTATTCATGATCTGTTTAAGGAACAGGTAGGGTGGAAAACACAGACCCCGAAACctgctctgaaaaatatttcccagtgTGAGAGAAGCCTTAGCCTTCATGTAGCAGCAGAGACAGCAGAAGACAAATACAAAGCGGTACCATTTCCATTGGGCTGCTGTCTAATGTTGTATAATACGGTGGAGGAGAAacactgttttccattttaaattcttttactttAGAGAAGTCTTCTGTCAGACTAGGCATAAAATCTAGTTATATTCTTGATATTCATGTTGTAGTGGGAGTAGGTGTGGATATGTACAATGATAGACTGTATTCGTATAGTTTTGTTGACTTACAACTACAGGCTGTTGCTTCAGGTTGACTGTATCTTAAATTTTGGGAAAGCTGAAATTGCAAGTATTTTCAAATACCATATTATTTTAGGGAATTACATGATCAACATCTATAACATACTGAACTTGcactattaaaacaaacaaacaaacaaaaaacaatacacaATTTCTTTCCAGGCTTTGCAAGTCGATTTTCAAAACCGAAAGGACCAAGAAATCCACCACCGGCATGGAATATTTAGATAAATTTTACAGATTTGGTGTTACAGATTCATGAATACCTTCTGATATGCCTTGAGTGCTCATCCCAGTAAGGTTtccatcaaaataaatacatcaaaagGTATTGCATGATGTATTGCAGATGAGGCACTACTTGCACATTCTTCATGAACTGAAGTTTTAGGGTAAAGAAGAACAGGTAAACACGAGCAACGAGGCACTTTCCGTTAATTTAtaacagaatgaaaattaaaaccgggaatagatattttatattaaatagtgatgtttttattgtgttttggaACCTATTCACttcaaaataatgtatttaagcTTTCCgaaacaaaacactgtgcaGTGGAACAGATTCCAGTGAGGACTGTTGAATGGAGGGACGTCCAGTTTGGTCCCAGCGCAGACCAGaccaaatcaaaacaagaagCTAGAGATCCTGCCGACATGGTATCTGTGTAACTGCGATCACGTGTAGTTTTATTGTCATCAAACACTGGCATTTCCTTACACGTTTACTTTAGTTGAATGAACAGAGAATTAACATCTCAAATTTTAGGAAGAATTTATCTATCAGTTAATTGAATGTTTCGTTTTTCCATCTGAGCGAGTccaggtatttttttctagatttttggTTGACAAGTCGCAGATGTTGATgggtcctggtccccagtcctgctcCCCTCCTCAGAGCAgactgcccaggtaggcgtccagacaggccttgaatatctccagagaaggagactccacaacctccctaggcagcctgttccaatgctccatcaccctcatcgtgaagaagttctttctcaaGAAGCCCCCGCTGTAGCTGATCCCTGCAAGGTTCCTGATCGAATGACGCAAGAACATCTAAGCACATATAAGCATGAACAATAAGCACGAACAAGCTGCAAAACACAAGGGAAACTTTTAACCTTGCAAAGAGACTTTAGGAAAGACACCACAGTgcacataaataaatgtcatcTTTATTTAACGAAATATAATTTATCAGTTAGGTTGACATCTGTCAATTCAGTTATAGGAACTATAAATAATTAAGACAGTCTTTTTCCTTGAATAAAAAGAGTAAACCAGGATTTTTCACTTGCAGTCAGCTGTATGGTAGGCATGCATTTGAGTGCAACCGGTGGGAAAAGTTTTTGTCCATCaatattctgaaattttaagtTAGATTCTTCCCTGATCTGTTCACCCCACCTTAAATTACACAGGCACCACCAGTCCCAGCAGCACGGCAGCTCTTCATCACCTCCAGGTCTCTACATC includes these proteins:
- the PTPN22 gene encoding tyrosine-protein phosphatase non-receptor type 22, whose product is MDQREILLQNLERTQSKKLDQEAFVEEFLKLKRQSTKYRSDKIYPTAASEHPENIKKNRYKDILPFDHSRVELSLITSDADSHYINANFIKGVYGPRAYIATQGPLSTTVIDFWRMIWEYEVLIVIMACMEFEMGKKKCERYWADLGESSLRCGPFSIACEAEEKKNEYVIRTLKVTLNEEIRTVHQFHYQNWPDHDVPSSINPILELICEVRCYQPDDSIPICIHCSAGCGRTGVICAIDYTQKLLKDGIVPVNFSIFSLIQEMRTQRPSIVQTKEQYKLVYDAVIELFKRQIKALDAQEDSAASQIQTRHPVPKPLLPSVEDICTLSLLTCSGQEDQNVHQHFSPVVQNEASLASLSAKGEHGSSGGRVPPIRPAISFGTLNFSNSRNAAAAEMWGTREALQKHHSLEFSSRSSGQLLVDLEPQRAGKKGAHGKAPLTRTTSTPFVLEQQGETWACDGGDVEPISSSQSPNASYSSFQEKQQDRYSPVELNHSSRVAEAPPGHRNCGQCPYHFFCSAEDPYFSSLSPEDPPSPVLAAGQDTQGPPCMVASSPPPRPASPHIHHPSAGRTSPLNILPLPDDDDPPPLPERTPESFIVASESGEFPLATSDFQLPARNKNIGTSLEWSGESHSDVFNDTVRLRPCKSMKLRSSRSETNRDRSNSPPPLPERTPESFVLADTASIQPAPRNSTNSPGLRSNASEASSKEPVKCFRRSKSLKILKNVRKSICSPSSLTKPSESAPSNHLSSFLNFGFASRFSKPKGPRNPPPAWNI